The following proteins are encoded in a genomic region of Candidatus Leptovillus gracilis:
- a CDS encoding sigma-70 family RNA polymerase sigma factor, whose protein sequence is MITTQLMGAPDRLSVGLDDDLVLVQQAQHNKDAFAELYRRHAVRVYRYLLVRVGNVDDAQDLTSQTFMAAMEGLPRFRQQTPFVAWLLGIARHKAADHFRARRPEQDLQTAVALADHSESLDEVVGRTLQMEMVTRKLHTISPDRAEAVALRLFAGLEVAEIARMMAKNEAAVRMLVFRGLRDLQAQSGLVEETKS, encoded by the coding sequence ATGATAACGACTCAACTTATGGGCGCGCCGGACCGATTGTCAGTGGGTCTGGATGACGACCTGGTGTTGGTGCAGCAGGCCCAACACAACAAAGACGCTTTTGCCGAACTGTATCGGCGGCACGCTGTCCGTGTATATCGCTATTTGCTGGTGCGGGTGGGCAACGTGGACGACGCGCAAGACCTGACTTCGCAGACCTTTATGGCGGCGATGGAAGGATTGCCCCGTTTTCGCCAGCAAACGCCCTTTGTGGCCTGGCTGTTGGGCATTGCCCGCCACAAAGCGGCCGACCATTTTCGGGCGCGCCGGCCGGAACAAGATTTGCAAACGGCCGTAGCCCTGGCAGACCACAGCGAATCGTTGGACGAAGTGGTGGGGCGAACGCTGCAAATGGAAATGGTCACGCGCAAGCTGCATACCATCAGCCCAGACCGGGCCGAAGCGGTGGCCTTGCGCCTGTTTGCCGGCCTGGAAGTGGCCGAAATTGCCCGGATGATGGCGAAGAATGAGGCGGCCGTGCGCATGTTGGTCTTTCGCGGTTTGCGCGACTTACAAGCGCAGTCTGGGCTGGTGGAGGAGACGAAATCATGA
- a CDS encoding PPOX class F420-dependent oxidoreductase, translating to MQKMTANEAKAFLLTGTRTGKFASVRPDGRAHVAPVWFLLDGEDLLFTTWHESVKAKNIRHNPQVSLCVDDETPPFAFVLVEGTAVLEDNPTALAYWAAQIGGRYMGQEQAEAFGRRNSVPGELLVRLTPGKIIAQKDVAGW from the coding sequence ATGCAAAAAATGACCGCCAACGAAGCAAAAGCCTTTTTGTTAACCGGCACACGAACGGGCAAGTTTGCCTCGGTGCGACCAGACGGCCGGGCGCACGTTGCGCCGGTCTGGTTTTTACTGGATGGTGAAGACCTGCTCTTCACCACCTGGCATGAATCGGTGAAGGCCAAAAACATCCGCCACAATCCTCAGGTGAGCCTGTGCGTAGACGACGAGACGCCGCCGTTTGCCTTTGTGCTGGTGGAAGGAACGGCCGTACTGGAAGACAACCCCACCGCCCTGGCCTATTGGGCTGCCCAAATCGGCGGCCGGTACATGGGCCAGGAGCAGGCCGAGGCCTTTGGCAGGCGCAACAGCGTGCCCGGCGAACTGCTGGTGCGGCTGACGCCAGGCAAAATCATCGCCCAAAAAGACGTAGCCGGCTGGTAA
- a CDS encoding hydrogenase 3 maturation endopeptidase HyCI → MIYNNSWQSSLAQTLKQLRQQRESVERPLRLVIMGIGHELRGDDAAGLVVVRQIAEKLGTAVPPNLLLIAGGHAPENHTGPIRRFAPDLVLLIDVALMGREPGEIGWLPWQATSGLSASSHTMPLYMLAWFLTADLHCEVALIGIQPQDTSLTNTLTPTVQASVAAIAAGIIDITHGISRRL, encoded by the coding sequence ATGATTTACAACAACTCATGGCAAAGCTCGCTGGCGCAGACCCTGAAGCAGCTACGCCAGCAGCGTGAATCTGTGGAACGGCCGTTGCGTCTGGTAATTATGGGCATCGGCCATGAACTGCGGGGGGATGACGCGGCCGGATTGGTTGTCGTTCGGCAGATAGCAGAGAAGTTGGGCACGGCCGTTCCCCCCAACCTGCTCCTCATTGCAGGCGGCCATGCGCCGGAAAACCACACCGGCCCCATTCGCCGCTTTGCCCCGGACCTGGTGCTGCTGATTGACGTGGCGTTGATGGGCCGGGAACCGGGCGAGATTGGCTGGCTGCCCTGGCAGGCCACGTCCGGGTTAAGCGCTTCCAGCCATACGATGCCGTTGTATATGCTGGCGTGGTTTTTAACGGCCGATTTACACTGCGAAGTAGCGCTGATTGGTATTCAACCGCAAGATACCAGCCTGACCAACACACTGACGCCCACTGTACAGGCGTCAGTTGCCGCCATCGCAGCTGGAATAATTGACATAACGCATGGAATCTCCCGGAGGTTGTAA
- a CDS encoding zinc ribbon domain-containing protein: MARKTVGYTELEWTCPFCGTRNPGSAKLCTGCHAPMPADTQFEQAAEEKLITDAARIAEVQAGPDVHCPFCGARNPAGATTCVQCLAELSEATLREKGKVIGAHRDKPADDVACRYCGAMNPAAAMSCHQCGASLAETREKPPVTAVPAPPNRSVIYAIIGVVAVLLLLCGAFFFFTNRTDDVVGTVSDVQWVRTVSIEALQPVEKQNWEDQIPAGAKVLSCEQEVRSTQPDPAPNSVEVCGTPYTVDTGTGAGEVVQDCEYQIYDDFCRYTAEEWQVIDQVRLQGNDLNPRWPEFQPAAGQRAGAQDARYVIIFRTDGNTYEYSTNETEFLQAQPGSEWILKINTFNNVNDIEPAN; encoded by the coding sequence ATGGCACGAAAAACAGTTGGTTACACAGAACTCGAATGGACCTGCCCGTTTTGCGGCACGCGCAACCCCGGCTCGGCCAAACTATGCACCGGCTGCCATGCCCCCATGCCCGCCGATACCCAGTTTGAACAGGCCGCCGAAGAAAAGCTGATCACCGACGCGGCCAGAATTGCCGAAGTGCAGGCAGGCCCGGATGTCCACTGCCCCTTCTGCGGGGCGCGCAACCCGGCCGGAGCCACCACTTGCGTGCAGTGTCTGGCCGAACTAAGCGAAGCGACGCTGCGCGAAAAGGGCAAAGTGATCGGCGCGCATCGGGATAAACCGGCCGACGACGTCGCCTGCCGTTACTGCGGCGCGATGAACCCGGCCGCAGCCATGAGCTGCCACCAATGCGGCGCAAGTCTGGCCGAAACCAGAGAAAAACCACCGGTAACGGCCGTGCCCGCCCCCCCCAACCGCAGCGTCATTTATGCCATCATTGGCGTGGTTGCTGTGCTGCTGCTGCTGTGCGGCGCGTTTTTCTTCTTCACCAACCGCACCGACGATGTGGTCGGCACAGTGTCCGATGTGCAGTGGGTGCGCACCGTGTCCATCGAGGCGCTGCAGCCAGTGGAGAAGCAGAACTGGGAGGACCAGATTCCCGCCGGGGCCAAAGTTCTCTCCTGCGAGCAGGAGGTTCGCTCCACGCAGCCCGACCCCGCGCCCAACTCCGTAGAAGTTTGTGGCACGCCTTACACGGTGGATACGGGCACAGGCGCCGGCGAAGTGGTCCAGGACTGTGAGTATCAGATATATGACGATTTCTGCCGCTACACGGCCGAAGAGTGGCAGGTGATAGACCAGGTTCGGCTGCAAGGTAACGATCTGAACCCGCGCTGGCCGGAGTTTCAACCGGCGGCCGGGCAGCGGGCCGGCGCGCAAGACGCCCGCTATGTCATCATCTTCCGCACCGACGGCAATACCTATGAATACAGCACCAACGAAACGGAGTTCTTGCAGGCGCAGCCGGGCAGCGAGTGGATTTTGAAAATCAACACATTTAACAACGTGAATGATATTGAACCGGCGAATTGA
- a CDS encoding 4Fe-4S binding protein, translated as MKIATMFSDIWRSIWQPPVTQKYPFERREAPERLRGKLHWNSENCTGCALCSKDCPANAIELITIDKKEKRFVMKYHMDRCTYCAQCVESCRFNCIEMSDKEWELAAATKEPFTVYYGTDDDLQQLMAKLAGADPEAATPAA; from the coding sequence ATGAAAATCGCAACAATGTTTAGCGATATCTGGCGTTCAATCTGGCAGCCGCCGGTGACGCAGAAGTACCCGTTTGAACGCCGGGAAGCGCCGGAGCGCCTGCGCGGCAAACTTCATTGGAATTCTGAAAACTGCACTGGCTGCGCGCTGTGCAGCAAAGATTGCCCGGCGAACGCGATTGAACTGATTACGATTGACAAAAAAGAGAAACGCTTCGTCATGAAATATCACATGGACCGCTGCACGTATTGCGCCCAGTGTGTGGAAAGCTGCCGCTTCAACTGCATTGAGATGTCTGACAAAGAGTGGGAATTGGCGGCTGCCACCAAGGAGCCGTTTACGGTTTATTACGGCACGGACGATGATTTACAACAACTCATGGCAAAGCTCGCTGGCGCAGACCCTGAAGCAGCTACGCCAGCAGCGTGA
- a CDS encoding amino acid adenylation domain-containing protein, producing MNAAQTEKPGSIDQQSLLAQLQKKYQVSDNQVQPLSHNQRALWLIQQIEPDNVSYNIGVTLHIASAIDIQAMRDALQAVVDRHSNFRTCYDSIDGQPFQIVFDRQEADFAVLDATNWTEADFLQSLQSNQNQSFDLTNDKIFRSRLYVRAENKFALQMVTHHISADGWSAWILIGDIQQGYAARLANQPIPLAPLEHQYSDFVQWQSDMLAEKGEQLWSFWRETLAGGLTALNMATDFNLVQKQRFAGASHQFIFPQEMAGQLRQLAHAEEATLYRILLAAFQVFLWRYSGQEDILIGTPVLGRSDKRFLQQIGYFVNTAVMRGQITPQKSFRQHLRATNDRVLAALAHADFPFSLLVERLQPVRETSHMPLTQVLFNLLRPPKHLQELVIMSLEPTGGRQVTLGAFTACGLDIETGQQVEDFGLNLDVLDLDDRLIGDLKYSANLYQRETIVRMAEQFQVLLANILADPDSPLADLSLLPEAERRLLADWNDTAVSLPPIHSIHQLFEQQAELRPEATAVISGSQQLTYAELNRRANQLAHYLRASGVGPETFVGIFLERSPEMIIALLGVWKAGGAYLPLDPAYPPERLAFMLADAQPTLLLTQQTLLPRLPANLTPGGPSPICLDRDWADIAQHSHQNLPQPTADSLAYVIYTSGSTGAPKGVMVAHRSLVNYTVAAIESFALTPQDRVLQFASFSFDTSAEEILPCLASGAALALRDEAMIDDPALFWQRCDGLGVTVVDLPTAYWHEVTAVLAEQSALPAPLRLVIIGGEAALAERVAAWQKIVGQRVRLLNTYGATEASIISTIHDLTTAPASPAAKVPIGQPIANVQTYILNEQRQPAPIGVPGELWIGGMGLARGYLNRPELTAEKFVPMADVGSGMAAFAPNPQSASQNLKLYRTGDLARFLPDGSIEYLGRVDSQVKVRGFRVELGEIEAALGLHPAIRATAVTAHTEANGHNRLIAYLVPNENLILTPTDLRQFLLQKLPHFMIPAAFVTLPTLPLSPNGKVDRKALPPPDVLAPDPARAYAPPQTMQEKLLADLWAQVLHVQPVGLHDNFFELGGHSLLATQIVSRIRKMTQVELPIRAIFEAPTVGELAERLADLQASQSPGAARPLLPAGRTAPLPLSFSQERMWFFYQLDPDSTAYNIPGAVRLRGALDSGALEWSINQIIARHESLRTRFTAVDGQPTTTIEPTYHFTLPVADYRALPPAQRLPQALGAAQQAARTPFRLDQLPLFQIKLFQLDDEEYILLIAMHHIISDQWSLGVFTRDLGSYYRAFVLGQPPDLPAMPIQAADHAVWQRQLAADGAFADQLVYWQRQLADLTPLDLPTDRPRPAIQTSSGAILTAPLPPGLLDGLQRLSHQASVSPFMILLAGFKLLLYRYTGMEDIAVGSPIANRHHLDSETLITTLVNTLVLRTDLSGNPTFRQLLQRVQTMALDAYAHQDAPFEQLVEALQPTRDTSRSPLFQTFFNVQNAPFAFPVLPGVTGMEVLLIDRAAAQFDLSLSVDMIVSHTAVLEYNTDLFDADRMERLLGHLWTLLTTAVAHPDRPIADLPLLTEAEIQQLNEWNNTAVTYPDNACLHHLFEEQAARMPQAAAVTFADHSLTYDQLNRQANQLARHLQSLGVVGPGDLVGINLERSLAMVVALFAVHKAGAAYVPLDPAFPQERLDFMLADSQARVLISQTSLLADRREVTGLAVVCVDGDTAVFSPTDDHNLPHTAVATDLAYVIYTSGSTGKPKGVQIEHRSAVNFLNAMRRQPGLTQDDVLLSVTTLSFDIAVLEIFLPLLNGARVELVSRETAVNAQALMAALQQSRATLMQATPTTWRMLLEADWPGDPRLKVLCGGEAMSRELADRLLPRCGELWNMYGPTETTVWSSVQRVLADAGPITIGRPIDNTTFTIVDKAQRPLPIGVPGELLIGGAGLARGYLNRPELTAEKFVPLDDVALPARQPAAAKSRVYRTGDLAFFLADGRVEYYCRMDNQVKVRGYRIELGEIEAHLAEHTAVREAVVTVHSFGPDDWRLVGYYIPNEAVAAVTPHDLRSYLRGLLPDYMVPVALLPLDAFPLTPNRKIDRRALPLPTGLDGGSAPGPTAVPQDALERQIIVIWEKVLGLSGIGRDDNFFDLGGHSLLGIRVFAGIQAFSNVDLPLTTLFRAPTPAKLAAVLRSAGWQPDWKSLVPIQEKGSRPPFYHVAPFLISVLSFSQLAQDIGPDQPFYGLQPQGLDGVHPAHERIEEMATHYIKEIQTLQPTGPYMIGGHCAGNWVAFEMARQLQMQGEEVSLLVLVDSEPPNIAPPPIPAWRYYLNRLAFYWRDGRLWPALQWKLGLAYQQFIAYRIGSSEIRHAVNVRKAHREAFKQYQAEGVVAGDVLFIRSQESALMADKTWHLRWSELITGELHHEVVPGTHAMLLEEPNVSVMAAKIRAAIDEAADC from the coding sequence ATGAATGCGGCACAAACTGAAAAACCAGGCAGCATAGACCAGCAAAGTCTACTTGCCCAACTGCAAAAAAAGTACCAGGTTTCAGACAATCAGGTTCAACCTCTGTCACATAATCAGCGCGCATTGTGGTTGATACAGCAAATTGAGCCAGACAACGTCTCATACAATATTGGCGTCACCTTACACATTGCTTCAGCCATTGACATTCAGGCAATGCGCGATGCCCTACAAGCGGTTGTGGATCGTCATTCTAACTTTCGGACTTGTTACGATTCGATTGATGGACAGCCATTTCAAATCGTTTTTGACAGACAAGAGGCCGATTTTGCCGTATTAGACGCCACAAACTGGACGGAAGCCGACTTTTTACAAAGTCTGCAAAGCAATCAGAACCAGTCATTTGATCTCACCAACGACAAAATATTTCGGTCCCGTCTTTACGTTCGTGCCGAGAACAAATTCGCGCTGCAAATGGTGACTCACCACATTTCGGCCGATGGTTGGTCGGCCTGGATATTAATTGGGGATATACAACAGGGGTACGCGGCGCGTCTGGCAAATCAGCCCATCCCGCTGGCGCCGTTGGAACATCAATACAGCGATTTTGTGCAGTGGCAGTCAGACATGCTCGCCGAAAAAGGGGAGCAGTTGTGGTCGTTCTGGCGCGAAACGCTTGCTGGCGGGCTGACCGCCTTAAACATGGCAACGGATTTTAACTTGGTCCAGAAGCAGCGCTTTGCCGGGGCTTCGCATCAATTTATCTTCCCCCAAGAGATGGCCGGGCAGCTACGGCAGTTGGCGCACGCCGAAGAGGCCACGCTTTACCGGATTCTGTTGGCTGCTTTTCAGGTTTTCTTGTGGCGCTATTCAGGTCAGGAAGATATTCTGATTGGCACGCCGGTTTTGGGGCGCAGCGACAAGCGGTTTTTGCAGCAGATTGGCTATTTTGTGAACACGGCCGTGATGCGCGGTCAAATCACCCCCCAAAAATCCTTCCGCCAACATTTACGGGCGACCAACGACCGGGTTCTGGCAGCCCTGGCTCATGCCGATTTCCCTTTTTCCTTGCTGGTGGAACGCTTGCAGCCAGTGCGTGAAACGTCGCACATGCCCTTGACCCAGGTGTTGTTCAATCTCCTGCGCCCACCAAAGCATTTGCAAGAGTTGGTCATCATGTCCCTGGAACCAACGGGCGGACGCCAGGTAACGCTGGGGGCGTTTACCGCGTGCGGCCTGGATATTGAAACCGGCCAACAGGTGGAAGACTTTGGCCTGAATCTGGACGTTTTGGACCTGGATGACAGACTGATTGGCGACCTGAAATACAGCGCCAATTTATACCAGCGGGAAACCATTGTGCGTATGGCGGAGCAGTTCCAGGTCTTGTTGGCAAACATCCTGGCCGATCCCGACAGCCCTCTGGCCGACCTGTCGCTGCTGCCGGAAGCAGAGCGGCGGTTGTTGGCGGATTGGAACGACACGGCCGTTTCCCTGCCCCCAATTCACTCCATCCATCAGCTATTTGAGCAGCAGGCAGAACTGAGGCCAGAGGCGACGGCCGTTATCTCCGGCAGCCAGCAGCTCACCTACGCCGAACTCAACCGGCGCGCCAACCAACTGGCCCACTACCTCCGCGCCAGCGGCGTTGGCCCAGAAACCTTCGTCGGCATCTTCCTCGAACGATCGCCAGAAATGATCATCGCCCTGTTGGGTGTGTGGAAGGCTGGCGGCGCATACCTGCCGCTGGACCCCGCCTACCCGCCGGAACGCCTGGCTTTCATGCTGGCCGACGCGCAGCCAACGCTGCTGCTGACGCAGCAAACCCTGCTGCCTCGCTTACCGGCGAACCTGACACCGGGCGGACCATCCCCCATCTGTCTGGACCGCGACTGGGCCGATATTGCCCAACACAGCCACCAGAATCTACCCCAACCCACCGCTGACAGTCTGGCTTACGTCATTTACACGTCTGGTTCCACCGGCGCGCCCAAAGGGGTGATGGTGGCTCATCGTTCCCTGGTTAATTACACCGTGGCGGCCATCGAGTCGTTTGCCCTGACGCCGCAAGACCGCGTATTGCAGTTCGCCTCTTTCAGCTTCGACACCTCGGCCGAGGAGATTTTGCCCTGCTTGGCGTCTGGGGCGGCGCTGGCGCTGCGCGACGAGGCGATGATAGACGACCCCGCCCTGTTCTGGCAGCGCTGCGACGGTCTAGGCGTGACAGTGGTGGATTTGCCCACCGCGTATTGGCATGAGGTTACGGCCGTTCTCGCCGAACAATCGGCGCTACCCGCCCCATTACGATTGGTCATCATCGGCGGCGAAGCGGCATTGGCCGAACGAGTCGCTGCCTGGCAAAAGATTGTGGGGCAGCGTGTACGCCTGCTGAACACCTACGGCGCCACCGAAGCCAGCATCATCTCCACCATCCACGACCTGACCACTGCCCCGGCCAGCCCCGCCGCCAAAGTGCCCATCGGTCAGCCCATCGCCAACGTCCAGACTTACATCCTGAACGAACAACGACAGCCCGCGCCCATCGGCGTGCCCGGCGAATTGTGGATCGGCGGCATGGGACTGGCGCGCGGCTACCTGAATCGGCCGGAATTGACGGCCGAGAAATTCGTCCCAATGGCCGATGTTGGCTCTGGAATGGCCGCGTTTGCGCCGAATCCGCAGTCCGCAAGCCAAAATCTGAAATTGTATCGCACCGGCGACCTGGCCCGTTTTTTGCCAGATGGCAGCATCGAATATCTGGGACGGGTGGACTCGCAGGTAAAGGTGCGCGGATTCCGCGTGGAACTGGGCGAGATTGAGGCTGCATTGGGATTGCATCCGGCGATACGGGCAACGGCCGTTACCGCCCACACGGAAGCCAACGGCCACAACCGCCTCATCGCCTATCTGGTCCCCAATGAAAACCTGATACTCACCCCCACCGACCTGCGCCAATTTTTGCTGCAAAAACTGCCCCACTTCATGATCCCGGCCGCTTTTGTTACCCTACCGACGCTGCCCTTATCACCTAACGGCAAAGTGGACCGCAAAGCGCTGCCGCCACCCGATGTCTTGGCGCCGGACCCGGCCAGGGCCTATGCGCCGCCCCAAACCATGCAGGAAAAACTGCTGGCCGACCTGTGGGCGCAGGTGTTGCACGTACAGCCAGTTGGCCTCCACGACAACTTTTTTGAGCTGGGCGGCCATTCTCTGCTGGCGACGCAAATCGTCTCCCGCATTCGCAAAATGACCCAGGTAGAACTGCCCATCCGCGCCATTTTTGAAGCGCCCACTGTGGGTGAATTGGCTGAACGATTGGCCGACTTGCAGGCCAGCCAATCGCCCGGCGCGGCACGGCCGCTGCTTCCCGCCGGCCGCACCGCGCCCCTGCCACTCTCTTTCTCTCAGGAGCGGATGTGGTTCTTCTACCAGCTCGACCCCGACAGCACGGCCTACAACATCCCCGGCGCGGTTCGCCTGCGGGGCGCGCTGGACAGTGGGGCGCTGGAGTGGAGCATCAATCAGATCATCGCCCGGCACGAGAGTTTGCGCACCCGGTTTACGGCCGTTGACGGCCAACCCACCACCACCATTGAACCCACCTACCACTTCACCCTGCCTGTGGCCGATTACCGGGCGCTGCCGCCCGCGCAGCGCTTGCCCCAGGCCCTCGGTGCAGCGCAGCAGGCCGCCCGCACCCCCTTCCGGCTGGACCAACTGCCGCTGTTCCAGATCAAACTGTTCCAGCTAGACGACGAGGAATATATCCTGCTCATCGCCATGCACCACATTATCTCCGACCAGTGGTCGTTGGGCGTCTTTACCCGCGACCTGGGCAGCTATTACCGGGCGTTTGTGCTGGGCCAGCCGCCCGATTTGCCGGCGATGCCCATTCAGGCGGCCGACCACGCTGTCTGGCAGCGCCAACTGGCCGCCGACGGCGCCTTCGCCGACCAGTTGGTTTACTGGCAGCGGCAGCTTGCCGACCTGACGCCGTTGGACCTGCCAACGGACCGCCCGCGCCCGGCCATACAGACCAGCAGCGGCGCGATTTTGACGGCTCCGCTGCCGCCCGGATTGCTCGACGGGCTGCAACGGTTGAGCCATCAGGCAAGCGTATCGCCATTTATGATCTTGCTGGCGGGGTTTAAGCTGCTGCTATATCGCTACACCGGCATGGAAGATATTGCTGTTGGCTCGCCCATCGCCAATCGTCACCACCTGGACAGCGAAACCCTCATCACCACATTGGTCAATACGCTGGTGCTGCGCACCGATTTGTCCGGCAATCCTACGTTTCGCCAGCTTCTCCAGCGCGTGCAAACCATGGCGTTGGACGCCTATGCCCACCAGGATGCCCCGTTTGAGCAGTTGGTGGAAGCGCTGCAGCCGACCCGCGACACGAGTCGGTCACCGCTTTTCCAGACGTTTTTCAACGTGCAAAACGCGCCTTTTGCGTTCCCGGTTTTACCCGGCGTCACCGGTATGGAGGTGTTGCTGATTGATCGGGCGGCGGCGCAGTTCGATCTGTCATTGTCGGTGGATATGATTGTCAGCCACACGGCCGTTCTGGAATACAACACCGATTTGTTCGACGCCGATCGGATGGAGCGGCTGCTGGGCCATTTATGGACCTTGTTGACCACCGCCGTCGCCCACCCCGACCGCCCGATTGCCGATCTGCCCCTGCTAACCGAGGCCGAAATCCAGCAGCTAAACGAGTGGAACAACACGGCCGTTACTTATCCTGATAACGCCTGCCTGCACCACCTCTTTGAAGAACAGGCAGCCCGGATGCCGCAAGCAGCGGCCGTCACATTCGCCGACCACTCCCTCACTTACGACCAACTCAATCGGCAGGCCAACCAGCTTGCCCGCCACCTGCAAAGCCTGGGCGTCGTCGGCCCCGGCGACCTGGTGGGCATCAACCTGGAGCGGTCGCTGGCGATGGTGGTGGCCCTTTTTGCCGTCCACAAAGCGGGCGCAGCCTACGTTCCGCTGGACCCTGCCTTCCCGCAGGAGCGCCTGGACTTCATGCTGGCCGATTCCCAGGCCCGCGTCCTCATCAGCCAAACCAGCCTGCTGGCCGACCGGCGGGAGGTTACGGGGCTGGCCGTTGTGTGTGTGGATGGGGACACGGCCGTATTCTCGCCAACCGACGACCACAACCTGCCGCACACGGCCGTTGCCACTGACCTGGCCTACGTCATCTACACCTCCGGTTCCACCGGCAAGCCCAAAGGGGTGCAAATTGAGCATCGCAGCGCCGTCAACTTCCTCAACGCTATGCGCCGCCAGCCAGGCCTGACCCAGGACGATGTGCTGCTGTCTGTGACCACCCTCTCCTTTGACATTGCCGTGTTGGAGATTTTTCTGCCGCTGCTGAATGGGGCGCGGGTGGAGTTGGTGAGCCGGGAAACGGCCGTGAACGCCCAGGCGCTCATGGCCGCTTTGCAGCAATCACGGGCCACCCTTATGCAGGCTACCCCCACCACCTGGCGCATGTTGCTGGAAGCCGACTGGCCCGGCGACCCGCGCCTCAAAGTCCTCTGCGGCGGCGAAGCAATGAGCCGCGAACTGGCCGACCGGCTGCTGCCGCGCTGCGGCGAGCTGTGGAACATGTATGGCCCAACCGAAACGACAGTCTGGTCATCGGTGCAGCGCGTGTTGGCCGACGCTGGTCCCATCACCATTGGCCGCCCAATTGACAACACCACGTTTACCATTGTAGACAAGGCGCAGCGGCCGCTGCCCATCGGCGTGCCCGGCGAACTGCTGATTGGCGGCGCGGGTCTGGCGCGCGGCTACCTGAACCGCCCAGAACTGACGGCGGAGAAATTTGTGCCGCTGGACGATGTGGCGCTCCCGGCGCGCCAACCGGCAGCCGCCAAAAGCCGAGTGTATCGCACGGGTGATCTGGCCTTCTTTTTAGCCGACGGCCGTGTTGAATATTATTGCCGTATGGACAACCAGGTGAAGGTGCGCGGCTACCGGATTGAGTTGGGCGAAATTGAGGCGCACCTGGCGGAGCATACGGCCGTGCGTGAAGCAGTCGTTACGGTGCATTCGTTTGGTCCCGACGACTGGCGGTTGGTGGGCTACTACATCCCCAACGAAGCCGTGGCCGCGGTGACGCCCCATGATTTGCGCAGCTATTTGCGCGGCCTCTTGCCAGATTATATGGTCCCGGTGGCGCTGCTGCCGCTGGACGCCTTCCCGCTGACCCCCAATCGCAAGATTGACCGCCGCGCCTTGCCCTTGCCAACCGGCCTGGATGGTGGGAGCGCGCCTGGGCCAACGGCCGTGCCCCAAGACGCTCTGGAACGCCAGATTATCGTCATCTGGGAGAAAGTATTAGGCTTGTCGGGCATCGGCCGCGACGACAATTTTTTTGATCTGGGTGGCCATTCGCTGTTGGGCATTCGGGTATTTGCCGGTATTCAGGCGTTTAGCAACGTTGACCTGCCGCTGACCACCCTGTTTCGCGCCCCCACACCGGCCAAATTGGCCGCGGTCTTGCGCAGCGCCGGTTGGCAGCCCGACTGGAAATCGTTGGTTCCTATCCAGGAAAAGGGCAGCCGTCCGCCGTTTTACCACGTTGCCCCGTTTTTGATTAGCGTGCTGAGCTTTTCGCAGTTAGCCCAAGATATTGGTCCAGACCAACCGTTTTATGGTTTGCAGCCGCAGGGGTTAGATGGCGTCCACCCCGCCCATGAGCGCATCGAAGAGATGGCCACCCACTACATCAAGGAAATACAAACGCTCCAACCAACGGGACCCTACATGATTGGCGGGCACTGCGCCGGTAACTGGGTGGCATTTGAAATGGCGCGCCAACTGCAAATGCAGGGGGAGGAGGTGAGTTTGTTGGTCCTGGTGGATTCGGAACCGCCCAACATCGCGCCGCCCCCTATCCCGGCGTGGCGTTATTATCTCAATCGGTTGGCGTTTTATTGGCGAGACGGCCGTTTATGGCCGGCGCTCCAGTGGAAGCTAGGGCTGGCTTACCAGCAGTTTATCGCCTACCGCATCGGGTCGTCAGAAATTCGCCATGCCGTGAATGTGCGCAAGGCCCATCGGGAAGCGTTCAAGCAGTACCAGGCTGAGGGGGTGGTTGCCGGGGATGTCTTGTTCATTCGCAGCCAGGAATCGGCCCTGATGGCCGACAAAACCTGGCATTTACGCTGGTCCGAACTGATCACCGGGGAACTGCATCATGAAGTGGTTCCCGGAACCCACGCCATGCTGCTCGAAGAACCCAATGTCAGCGTAATGGCCGCCAAAATTCGCGCTGCCATTGATGAAGCTGCCGACTGTTAG